CGCACTATGATTAAATAAAGAAAGAGTATCATGGGGAAAATGTGTATTTACCATGGTATAAAAATTACGTACAGTCTTAGAACTTGCAAAAGTAATAATATCGATAATTCTTTCTTCTAGGGCGTGTAAAATACTTTTATCCATCTCCTTGGGGCAACCTGACTGATAGGCCGCCACTTCCGTTATCAGCGCCCCTTTTTGGGTTAACTCTTGCACGAGAATTTCTCTCCCCCCAGTTTCTACCCGAGGGAAGAGAATTCTTTTGTCCCCCAACGACTCCGGGAAATTTTCCGCCATGGAGTCGGCGATAAAATCAGGGGGAATGAAGTCTGCTTGTAGATTATACTCTCTCAAAACTTGGGCGGTTTTTTTTCCTACCACCGCAATTTTTATTCCCTTTAAATCTGTTTGGTTTTTTCCTGCTTTTTCCAATCTCTGCCAAAAATAGTTTACCCCGTTGGCACTGGTGAGAATTATCCATTCAAAATTATTGATATGGGCGATCGCCCCATCCAAATCATCCCAACTAGAAGGAGGAGTGATTTCTAGCGCTGGCAACTCAAACACCGTCGCCCCTTTTTCCTCCAGCATTTTCCGAAACTGACTAGAAGAAGAGATGGCACGGGTAACTAAAATAGTTTGCCCTGCTAAAGGATAATTATCTGTATATATAGGCATTCTAAGGACAGTTGATATAAAACCTTTAATAGATTGTCAACCGTCCTCGCTCAACTGTCAACTATTTATATCCGTAGTTGAATTATCATTAAGTTTTTTGAACCGTTGGGCAATCAATAACAAAACATAAATCAGTAAAATATAAATGAGGGCAAGGAAAGGAATGAGCATGGAAAAACCTCCGAAAATAAGAGTGACAAAAAACCAAAAATCGAACACTTTTAACCAACGAGGGTCAAAATGTTCAGGAATAAAACACAATTGAGCATGGAGTATATCTAGGCAGACAGCTTTAAACTTGCACCACAAAGCATTGCAATCCATCACCGTAGTTGCACTGATATACTATAATAAAAAGTCCGTTAACCTTTGCCGTAAACTCAGCTTAAATCTTTTACAGGTAGATAATTCCGCCACCACCCAAAAGTAACCAAAATAACCGTTA
The sequence above is a segment of the Cyanobacterium stanieri PCC 7202 genome. Coding sequences within it:
- a CDS encoding hypothetical protein (KEGG: oih:OB2690 sodium:alanine symporter~SPTR: Putative uncharacterized protein), coding for MDCNALWCKFKAVCLDILHAQLCFIPEHFDPRWLKVFDFWFFVTLIFGGFSMLIPFLALIYILLIYVLLLIAQRFKKLNDNSTTDINS
- a CDS encoding Uroporphyrinogen-III synthase (PFAM: Uroporphyrinogen-III synthase HemD~COGs: COG1587 Uroporphyrinogen-III synthase~InterPro IPR003754~KEGG: cyc:PCC7424_2558 uroporphyrin-III C-methyltransferase~PFAM: Uroporphyrinogen III synthase HEM4~PRIAM: Uroporphyrinogen-III synthase~SPTR: Uroporphyrin-III C-methyltransferase), which codes for MPIYTDNYPLAGQTILVTRAISSSSQFRKMLEEKGATVFELPALEITPPSSWDDLDGAIAHINNFEWIILTSANGVNYFWQRLEKAGKNQTDLKGIKIAVVGKKTAQVLREYNLQADFIPPDFIADSMAENFPESLGDKRILFPRVETGGREILVQELTQKGALITEVAAYQSGCPKEMDKSILHALEERIIDIITFASSKTVRNFYTMVNTHFPHDTLSLFNHSAIASIGPQTSATCQEILGRVDIEAQEYTLDGLVKAIVEKVKVS